From one Marinobacter sp. LV10MA510-1 genomic stretch:
- the glcE gene encoding glycolate oxidase subunit GlcE codes for MPDITKHLQQQISEARNQGHKLAIVGGGSKQFMGRKINAEQLDVGGHSGIVDYQPLELVLTVRAGTPLSEIETALAEKNQMLSFEPPYFGDRSTIGGTLACNQSGPGRPWWNSVRDQVLGVNLINGKGERLRFGGQVMKNVAGYDVSRTQAGAMGTLGVMTEISLKVLPRPAITLTLSREMEHSEAIRFMSARAAEPKPLSGACWLDGTLYLRLSGAHSAVEATAKQWDIPVMANGDTFWQQLRDQQLAFFAGEQPMWRFSINSTAATPSLKGPWLLDWAGSQRWYRGDGEMATMEAHAEKAGGQVSLYRGGDRTGEVMHHQQPALQAIQKRLKHSFDPDALFNPGRLYSWL; via the coding sequence ATGCCTGACATCACCAAGCACCTTCAGCAACAGATCAGCGAAGCCCGTAACCAAGGCCATAAACTGGCCATCGTGGGCGGTGGCAGCAAGCAGTTTATGGGTCGCAAGATCAACGCCGAGCAACTGGACGTTGGCGGCCATAGCGGCATTGTTGACTACCAGCCGCTGGAGTTGGTTTTAACCGTCCGCGCCGGCACGCCGCTGAGCGAAATCGAAACCGCACTGGCTGAGAAAAACCAGATGTTGTCGTTCGAGCCGCCATACTTTGGCGACCGCTCCACCATCGGTGGCACCCTGGCCTGCAACCAGTCCGGCCCGGGTCGCCCCTGGTGGAACTCGGTGCGTGACCAGGTGCTGGGCGTGAATCTGATTAACGGCAAAGGCGAAAGGCTGCGTTTTGGCGGCCAGGTGATGAAAAACGTTGCGGGCTACGACGTATCCCGCACCCAGGCAGGCGCAATGGGTACGCTTGGCGTGATGACAGAAATCAGCCTTAAGGTATTACCAAGACCGGCAATCACCCTGACCCTGTCACGGGAAATGGAACACTCCGAGGCCATACGCTTTATGAGCGCCCGGGCCGCCGAGCCCAAGCCTTTGTCCGGCGCCTGTTGGCTTGATGGCACGCTGTATTTACGACTGTCCGGCGCCCATTCTGCGGTGGAAGCCACGGCCAAGCAGTGGGACATACCGGTGATGGCGAACGGCGACACTTTCTGGCAACAATTGCGCGACCAGCAATTAGCGTTCTTTGCCGGCGAGCAGCCGATGTGGCGCTTTTCTATAAACTCCACCGCAGCAACGCCATCGTTAAAAGGCCCCTGGCTGCTGGACTGGGCTGGCTCCCAGCGCTGGTACCGAGGCGATGGCGAAATGGCGACCATGGAAGCCCATGCCGAGAAAGCCGGCGGACAGGTCAGCCTGTATCGCGGCGGTGACCGCACCGGCGAAGTCATGCACCATCAGCAGCCCGCCCTGCAAGCCATCCAGAAACGACTGAAACATTCCTTTGATCCAGACGCCCTGTTCAATCCCGGGCGGCTCTACAGCTGGTTGTAA
- the csiR gene encoding DNA-binding transcriptional regulator CsiR — protein MNPNTRQEELADVRENLGVRAYKLLKNDIIKGQFRPDEKLRMSILKERYDLGIGPLREALSHLVAEQLVVAISQRGYRVSPMSLAELHDIYDARAELEAMMLGLAIERGDDNWEAEILARNHQLAKVSEAHTPGSLLEVWDTRHSQFHAALVCGCRSPQLMKVRDGLFDKVQRYRHVWLKETVFSSEALEKKRQEHAALVEVTLARRKEEAEKMMREHLMTPVPIITAVMRQQDIA, from the coding sequence ATGAATCCGAACACACGCCAAGAAGAGCTGGCGGATGTCAGAGAGAACCTCGGTGTCCGCGCTTACAAGCTGCTAAAGAATGACATTATTAAGGGCCAGTTCCGCCCCGACGAGAAGCTACGTATGAGCATCTTGAAGGAGCGCTACGACCTTGGCATAGGGCCGCTACGTGAGGCCTTGTCGCACTTGGTAGCCGAGCAATTAGTCGTGGCCATCAGCCAGAGAGGCTATCGCGTTTCTCCTATGTCGCTTGCAGAATTGCATGATATTTACGATGCGCGTGCAGAGCTGGAAGCCATGATGCTTGGCTTGGCGATTGAACGGGGTGATGACAACTGGGAAGCGGAGATACTGGCCCGAAACCATCAGCTCGCGAAAGTGAGCGAAGCCCATACCCCCGGCTCACTGCTGGAAGTATGGGATACCCGCCACAGCCAGTTTCACGCCGCTCTGGTTTGCGGCTGCCGTTCCCCTCAGCTAATGAAAGTGCGCGACGGGCTTTTTGATAAGGTTCAGCGCTATCGCCATGTCTGGTTGAAAGAAACCGTTTTTTCCAGCGAGGCGTTAGAAAAAAAGCGCCAGGAGCACGCTGCGCTTGTGGAGGTTACTCTTGCACGCCGCAAAGAAGAGGCCGAAAAGATGATGCGCGAACACCTGATGACGCCTGTGCCGATTATTACTGCAGTCATGAGGCAGCAGGATATTGCCTGA
- a CDS encoding CidA/LrgA family protein, with translation MQLINGITLLLIYQLAGEVSVRLLGLPVPGPVMGMVMLFITLMIRGGMAKAVEPASTALLGHLSLLFVPAGVGLIVHFNRLGNEWLPISVTLLLSTIITMAVTALVMQWVTRLTARREANHD, from the coding sequence ATGCAGTTAATTAATGGAATCACTCTGCTACTGATCTACCAGCTGGCAGGCGAAGTGAGTGTTCGATTGCTGGGGTTGCCGGTGCCTGGCCCGGTGATGGGCATGGTCATGCTGTTTATCACGTTGATGATACGTGGGGGGATGGCAAAGGCCGTTGAACCCGCGTCTACTGCCCTTCTAGGCCATCTTTCGCTGCTGTTCGTGCCAGCCGGGGTGGGGCTTATTGTTCACTTTAATCGCCTTGGCAACGAGTGGTTGCCCATCAGTGTCACCCTGTTGCTCAGCACCATTATCACCATGGCGGTCACCGCTCTGGTGATGCAGTGGGTAACCCGGTTAACGGCCAGGCGAGAAGCGAACCATGATTGA
- a CDS encoding GlcG/HbpS family heme-binding protein — protein sequence MLTLKRLDQKDARLLIEGAAAKAREIGIPMCIAITDESGNLIAFERMDGGKISSVIVAQDKAYTAAAARKATHDYNAACVPGNLVFGIHTSQGGRLCVVGGGLPVVVDGEVVGGIGLSSGTPQQDMDCAQAGIDHLNSGRA from the coding sequence ATGCTAACACTGAAAAGACTGGACCAGAAAGACGCTCGCCTATTGATCGAAGGCGCCGCCGCCAAGGCCCGAGAAATCGGCATCCCGATGTGCATCGCCATCACCGACGAGTCCGGCAACCTGATCGCTTTTGAGCGTATGGATGGCGGCAAAATCAGCAGTGTCATCGTCGCTCAAGACAAGGCTTACACCGCCGCTGCTGCTCGCAAGGCGACCCACGATTACAACGCTGCCTGCGTACCCGGCAACCTGGTATTCGGTATTCATACTTCCCAGGGTGGGCGTTTGTGCGTGGTCGGTGGCGGCCTGCCCGTTGTTGTGGATGGCGAGGTAGTCGGCGGCATTGGCCTGAGCTCCGGTACACCGCAACAGGATATGGATTGTGCCCAGGCCGGTATTGATCACCTCAATTCTGGTCGTGCGTAG
- the dctP gene encoding TRAP transporter substrate-binding protein DctP, producing the protein MKLSAFVKSVLATSLAVSVLASQAAYAETMRLRMHTFYGTEVDQIAADLSDRVKEASDGSLQIQFFRGGELVDSDQFVEAVAQGSISIAHGVGSYWPGTVGIGTIEAGLPGAWVSVEEARDIFANQGLDKIIAEAYEEKGVKLIGRGFGSDYGLVTTKPVTSLEDLGDMRIRATSSIATVLQKFDIPTAFIPGEELYIALSTGVIDGAVYGGPVEYEQLRINEVAGYYTDLNLLNPGWTENLLINPGTWEKMSDEQQQILQTELDQYLLDVHNWLEEGNQRLIDEGTLFEFATLSEEDSRDLAEASLPIWREEAARSERNARAVEILIQNAKAKGRLSE; encoded by the coding sequence ATGAAGCTCTCAGCATTCGTGAAAAGCGTTCTTGCCACCTCCCTTGCGGTTTCCGTGCTTGCCAGCCAGGCGGCTTACGCTGAAACGATGCGTCTGCGCATGCATACGTTTTACGGCACAGAAGTTGACCAAATCGCCGCTGACTTAAGCGACCGCGTCAAAGAAGCCAGTGATGGTTCTCTCCAGATCCAGTTTTTCCGTGGGGGTGAACTGGTCGATAGTGATCAGTTTGTGGAAGCCGTTGCGCAGGGCAGCATCAGTATTGCTCACGGTGTGGGCAGCTATTGGCCGGGTACGGTGGGTATCGGCACCATTGAAGCCGGCTTACCAGGCGCCTGGGTGAGCGTGGAAGAAGCCCGCGATATTTTCGCCAACCAGGGGTTGGATAAAATAATTGCAGAAGCCTACGAAGAAAAAGGCGTCAAGCTGATCGGACGCGGCTTCGGCAGTGATTACGGCCTGGTGACGACTAAGCCGGTCACCAGCCTCGAAGATCTTGGCGATATGCGTATCCGGGCCACCAGTTCTATTGCCACGGTATTGCAGAAGTTTGATATTCCAACGGCCTTCATTCCAGGCGAAGAGCTTTATATCGCTCTTTCGACCGGCGTTATCGACGGCGCTGTTTATGGTGGCCCGGTCGAGTACGAGCAGCTGCGGATTAACGAGGTAGCCGGTTACTACACCGACCTGAATCTTCTCAATCCGGGCTGGACAGAAAACCTGCTTATTAACCCGGGTACCTGGGAGAAGATGAGCGACGAGCAACAGCAGATTCTTCAAACAGAGCTTGATCAATACCTGCTTGACGTCCACAACTGGCTGGAAGAAGGCAATCAGCGCCTTATCGACGAAGGCACGTTGTTTGAATTTGCCACTTTGTCAGAAGAAGATTCCCGTGATTTGGCAGAAGCGTCCCTTCCCATCTGGAGAGAAGAAGCTGCCCGCTCTGAGCGCAACGCCCGCGCCGTGGAAATCCTGATCCAGAACGCCAAAGCGAAAGGCCGCCTCAGTGAGTAA
- a CDS encoding FAD-linked oxidase C-terminal domain-containing protein encodes MNTDSKPLNTAASKPGKAELAKMFREFIDPQFVITDEETLKPYECDGLSMYCVMPLLVVLPETVEQVQQVMRLCHQFGIPVVARGAGTGLSAGAMPDAGGVVLSLAKFNRILHIDPLARSARLQSGVRNLAISEAAADYGLYYGPDPSSQIACTIGGNVGENSGGVHCLKYGLTTHNILSVEMVTVDGERVVIGSDGLDTCGMDLLALITGSEGLLGIITEVQVKLLPTPEIARVVMAGFGTVDEAGAAVGGIIAQGIIPAGLEMMDSHAIIAVEAFTGAGYPVEAAALLLCEVDGTKEEVQEHIEKAEALFRDFGATSIRTSKDDAERALIWKGRKNAFPAMGRISPDYYCMDGTIPRAHLGQVLNEMQDMSKRFGLRVANVFHAGDGNLHPLILFDANKEGELARAEAFGSDILELCVKVGGCITGEHGVGVEKIRQMPMQFTDPEIEQLNAVKSAFDPQGTLNPGKGVPTLRNCQEYRAINAKPQAPEVQHA; translated from the coding sequence ATGAACACTGACAGCAAACCGTTAAACACTGCAGCCAGCAAGCCTGGCAAAGCCGAACTGGCAAAGATGTTTCGGGAATTTATTGATCCACAATTCGTCATTACCGACGAAGAGACGCTCAAGCCTTACGAGTGCGACGGCCTGTCAATGTATTGCGTAATGCCGCTATTGGTCGTGCTGCCAGAGACCGTTGAACAGGTGCAACAGGTAATGCGCCTATGCCATCAATTCGGAATTCCAGTGGTTGCCCGTGGAGCAGGCACTGGCCTGAGTGCGGGCGCCATGCCTGACGCCGGCGGCGTAGTGTTGTCGCTGGCCAAGTTCAACCGCATTCTGCACATTGATCCGCTCGCGCGCTCGGCCCGCCTGCAATCCGGCGTACGTAACCTGGCCATTAGTGAAGCCGCCGCCGACTATGGTCTTTACTACGGCCCAGACCCATCCTCCCAGATCGCCTGCACCATCGGCGGTAATGTGGGTGAAAACTCCGGCGGTGTGCATTGCCTTAAATACGGGCTTACCACCCACAACATTTTAAGCGTCGAAATGGTTACCGTAGACGGTGAGCGTGTGGTGATCGGCAGCGATGGCCTGGACACCTGTGGCATGGACCTGCTGGCGCTGATTACCGGCTCTGAAGGCCTGCTGGGCATCATTACCGAAGTACAGGTAAAACTGCTGCCAACCCCGGAAATTGCGCGGGTCGTTATGGCTGGATTTGGCACGGTTGATGAAGCAGGCGCGGCCGTCGGCGGCATTATTGCCCAGGGCATCATCCCCGCCGGGCTGGAAATGATGGACAGCCATGCCATCATAGCCGTGGAAGCCTTTACCGGCGCGGGCTACCCGGTGGAAGCCGCCGCCCTGCTGCTGTGCGAGGTAGACGGTACCAAGGAAGAAGTACAGGAGCACATCGAAAAAGCCGAAGCCCTGTTCCGGGATTTTGGCGCCACCTCCATTCGTACCTCAAAAGACGATGCCGAACGGGCTCTAATCTGGAAAGGCCGCAAGAACGCTTTTCCTGCCATGGGCCGGATTTCTCCGGACTACTACTGCATGGACGGCACTATTCCCAGGGCGCACCTGGGTCAAGTACTGAACGAAATGCAGGACATGTCAAAACGATTTGGCCTGCGCGTCGCCAACGTATTCCACGCCGGTGACGGCAACCTGCACCCGCTGATCCTGTTTGATGCCAACAAAGAGGGCGAACTGGCGCGCGCAGAAGCCTTCGGCAGCGACATCCTCGAGCTCTGCGTTAAGGTGGGCGGCTGCATTACCGGCGAACACGGCGTTGGCGTGGAGAAAATCCGCCAGATGCCCATGCAGTTTACTGACCCCGAAATTGAACAGCTCAATGCCGTCAAAAGCGCCTTCGATCCCCAGGGAACCCTGAACCCGGGCAAGGGTGTACCCACCCTGCGCAATTGTCAGGAATACCGAGCCATTAACGCCAAACCACAGGCCCCGGAAGTACAGCATGCCTGA
- a CDS encoding TRAP transporter small permease subunit gives MSKITRYLRFQDGLSEWIGRATSWLTLGIIGVLLYEVAARYIFNAPTVWGHELATMFFGALSIMAGSYTLLHRQHVCSDVIYRLFPLRGQAFCDVIVYTLGILVLAVFFKMAVEFAYRSWLIGEYSNSSIWRPLVWPIKATIPVAVGLLILQSIAELVRALVRLSGVPFDDPRSDTSE, from the coding sequence GTGAGTAAGATTACCCGCTATCTTCGTTTCCAGGATGGGCTTTCCGAATGGATCGGCCGAGCCACCTCCTGGCTGACGTTAGGTATCATCGGTGTACTGCTGTATGAAGTCGCTGCTCGCTATATTTTCAACGCCCCCACTGTGTGGGGGCACGAGCTGGCAACGATGTTTTTCGGCGCGCTGAGCATTATGGCCGGAAGTTACACGTTGCTTCATCGACAGCATGTGTGCAGCGACGTTATCTATCGTTTATTTCCATTGCGCGGGCAGGCCTTCTGCGACGTGATTGTGTACACGTTAGGCATTCTCGTTCTGGCCGTGTTTTTCAAAATGGCGGTTGAGTTCGCATACCGCTCATGGCTGATCGGCGAATACTCCAACAGCAGCATCTGGCGTCCATTGGTATGGCCTATTAAAGCAACAATCCCTGTTGCTGTCGGACTTCTGATCCTGCAGTCCATAGCAGAGCTTGTTCGTGCTTTAGTCCGCCTTTCGGGCGTGCCTTTTGACGATCCGAGAAGTGACACGAGCGAATAG
- a CDS encoding TRAP transporter large permease yields the protein MTNLDPITITAIMFCSMIVLMVIGAPLAWALMISGMGSAYLMFGPGGLQFLLSSAFSTMDNFLLVALPLFIFMGLVLERSGITDDLFEMIHKLMGRLPGGLGVGTVLICALIAAMAGVSGAATVSLGIIALPAMLKRGYDKKLATGTIMAGGALGFLIPPSVVMIVYAFLARESVGKLFAAGLMPGLMLAGIYMAYILIRCRLNPALGPAAPVEERFTAKEKFISLRHLISPGILVTTVLGCIIGGVTSPSEASAVGAAGALLIAAMHGRLSWSLLRYVMLTTTKITGMLLWIAIAAVFFSRIYMGLGADMIVSDLIDAFSLSPYVVIIIMLSTFFVLGMFLDDFAILFITIPIYVPIVRDLGFDTTWFAVLFVLSMQSAYLTPPFGYNLFYMRSVAPKSITIVDIYYAALPYVGLQLIGLALVVAFPAIALWLPGLLF from the coding sequence ATGACAAATTTAGACCCCATTACCATCACCGCCATCATGTTTTGCTCCATGATCGTGCTGATGGTAATCGGTGCTCCTTTGGCTTGGGCACTCATGATTTCAGGCATGGGCAGTGCCTATCTGATGTTCGGCCCTGGCGGGCTGCAGTTTCTGCTCTCGTCAGCCTTCAGCACTATGGACAACTTTCTGCTGGTTGCACTCCCTTTGTTCATATTTATGGGACTGGTGCTGGAGCGCTCAGGGATCACTGACGATCTTTTTGAGATGATACACAAACTGATGGGCCGACTTCCTGGCGGTCTTGGTGTCGGTACTGTTTTGATCTGTGCCCTTATAGCTGCAATGGCTGGCGTCTCGGGTGCGGCGACCGTAAGCCTGGGTATCATTGCACTGCCTGCAATGCTTAAACGCGGTTACGACAAAAAGCTGGCTACTGGCACTATTATGGCCGGCGGGGCACTCGGCTTTTTGATCCCGCCGAGCGTGGTGATGATCGTCTATGCCTTTCTGGCACGGGAATCTGTGGGCAAGTTGTTCGCCGCGGGTTTGATGCCGGGCCTGATGCTGGCGGGCATTTATATGGCATACATACTGATACGCTGCCGCCTGAACCCGGCACTCGGTCCCGCAGCGCCGGTGGAAGAGCGCTTTACCGCTAAAGAGAAGTTTATCTCTCTGCGCCACCTTATCTCCCCGGGTATTCTGGTCACAACGGTACTGGGCTGCATTATTGGTGGTGTAACGTCTCCGTCTGAGGCGTCTGCGGTAGGCGCTGCCGGAGCACTCCTCATCGCAGCCATGCACGGGCGATTGAGTTGGAGTTTGCTGCGTTACGTTATGCTGACCACGACAAAAATTACCGGCATGCTGTTGTGGATTGCGATAGCGGCGGTATTTTTCAGTCGAATTTATATGGGGTTAGGTGCTGACATGATTGTCAGTGACTTGATCGATGCGTTCTCGCTGTCACCCTATGTTGTCATCATTATAATGCTGTCCACCTTCTTCGTGCTGGGTATGTTTCTGGATGACTTTGCCATCCTGTTCATCACCATCCCGATTTACGTGCCGATCGTGCGCGATCTGGGTTTTGATACCACCTGGTTTGCGGTGCTGTTTGTCCTCAGCATGCAATCAGCGTATTTAACGCCCCCCTTCGGCTACAACCTCTTTTACATGCGATCGGTGGCGCCTAAATCCATCACCATTGTGGATATTTATTACGCGGCGCTGCCTTACGTCGGTTTGCAGCTTATTGGCCTTGCACTGGTTGTGGCTTTTCCGGCCATTGCGCTGTGGCTACCCGGTTTGTTGTTCTAA
- the glcF gene encoding glycolate oxidase subunit GlcF has protein sequence MKTNLVAEFQNTAEGLEAESILQACVHCGFCTATCPTYQELNDERDGPRGRIYLIKEMLEGAEVTSKTRDHLDGCLTCRACETTCPSGVQYGRLVDIGRGVIEEKLERPRNERLMRLALRKILPYSSRFGPLLALGQTFRPLLPEALKSKVPPRRKASPWPTASHPRVMMGLAGCAQSSAAPTTNASTARVLDKLGITLIEAPKAGCCGAVSYHLSAHEEGLNFMRNNIDAWWPAIEAGAEAIVMTASGCGAMVQDYGHLLRDDPVYAQKAKRVSELMKDISEVLLAEDLGKLDLQASADKIAFHCPCTLQHAMQKNGLVEQVLTKVGFNLAKTKDKHLCCGSAGTYSIMQPEMSQKLLKNKLAALTLDQPDRIVTANIGCQLHLETKAQVPVQHWVELLDR, from the coding sequence ATGAAGACCAACCTTGTTGCTGAATTTCAGAACACTGCGGAAGGCCTGGAAGCCGAATCCATATTGCAGGCATGCGTCCATTGCGGCTTTTGCACCGCAACCTGCCCGACCTACCAGGAACTCAATGACGAGCGTGACGGCCCCCGGGGCCGCATCTATCTGATTAAGGAAATGCTGGAAGGCGCCGAAGTCACCAGCAAAACCCGCGACCATCTGGACGGCTGTTTGACCTGCCGCGCCTGCGAAACCACCTGTCCCTCCGGTGTTCAATACGGCCGCCTGGTCGACATTGGCCGTGGCGTGATTGAAGAAAAGCTGGAGCGCCCGCGTAACGAGCGGTTAATGCGGCTGGCATTGCGCAAAATATTGCCGTATAGCAGCCGTTTCGGGCCGCTGCTGGCGCTTGGGCAAACGTTCAGGCCCCTGCTGCCAGAGGCCCTGAAATCCAAGGTACCGCCGCGACGTAAAGCGTCGCCCTGGCCCACGGCCAGCCACCCTCGGGTAATGATGGGGCTGGCCGGTTGCGCGCAATCCTCCGCGGCCCCCACCACCAATGCGTCAACTGCGCGGGTTTTGGACAAGCTTGGAATCACTCTGATAGAGGCGCCGAAAGCCGGATGTTGCGGTGCCGTCAGTTATCACCTGTCGGCCCATGAGGAAGGTTTAAACTTCATGCGCAACAACATCGACGCTTGGTGGCCAGCCATTGAAGCCGGTGCCGAGGCCATTGTGATGACAGCCTCCGGTTGTGGCGCCATGGTGCAAGACTATGGCCACCTGCTTCGCGACGACCCGGTGTACGCCCAAAAAGCCAAGCGCGTCAGTGAACTGATGAAAGACATCAGTGAGGTCTTGCTGGCCGAAGATTTGGGTAAGCTCGATTTACAGGCATCCGCCGACAAAATAGCCTTCCACTGCCCCTGCACCCTGCAGCACGCCATGCAGAAAAATGGCCTGGTGGAACAGGTGCTGACAAAAGTCGGTTTTAACCTGGCCAAAACCAAAGACAAACACCTGTGCTGCGGTTCCGCAGGCACCTACTCGATCATGCAACCGGAAATGAGCCAGAAACTGTTGAAGAACAAACTCGCAGCTCTGACCCTGGACCAACCCGACCGCATCGTCACCGCTAACATTGGCTGCCAGCTGCATCTGGAAACCAAGGCCCAAGTGCCGGTACAGCATTGGGTGGAACTGCTGGACCGGTGA
- a CDS encoding FCD domain-containing protein has translation MENWSDQLISVMQEKPIPMSRAVAYRLEQLILDGSLAPEQMIPSERQLASRFGVSRAIVREALHELQGSGMIQTRHGKGSFVSHMVPEPADHSPLMQMFMEHSRTLYDLFEVRQELEGKAAYLAAERATEKDQYQITKAFEAMEKADPLTNADLDHAFHRAIVNACHNPVLIHVLNSLKDLMLNSVRASVANLSHRDAFKQQIDKHHRQIYHSVISRQAKWAQKAAMAHVAHVAEALRAIETQENGLIRSSITPSAVR, from the coding sequence ATGGAGAACTGGTCTGACCAGTTAATTTCAGTGATGCAGGAAAAACCCATTCCCATGTCCCGGGCGGTCGCGTACCGCCTTGAACAACTGATTCTCGACGGCAGTCTTGCGCCGGAGCAGATGATTCCCTCCGAACGGCAGTTGGCAAGCCGCTTTGGGGTTTCTCGCGCCATCGTTCGGGAAGCCCTTCATGAACTGCAGGGCAGTGGCATGATACAGACACGGCACGGCAAAGGTTCCTTCGTGTCGCATATGGTGCCAGAGCCTGCGGACCACAGCCCCTTGATGCAGATGTTCATGGAGCACTCCCGCACCCTTTACGATCTGTTCGAGGTGCGCCAGGAACTGGAAGGGAAAGCAGCTTATTTGGCGGCAGAGCGTGCCACAGAAAAAGACCAGTACCAGATTACCAAAGCCTTCGAAGCAATGGAGAAAGCCGACCCGCTCACCAATGCGGACCTTGACCATGCCTTTCATCGGGCCATTGTGAATGCTTGCCATAATCCGGTGCTGATTCACGTGCTCAACAGCTTGAAAGACCTTATGTTGAACTCGGTGCGGGCGTCGGTGGCCAACCTTAGCCACCGGGATGCATTCAAGCAGCAGATCGACAAACATCACCGCCAGATCTACCATTCGGTCATCAGCCGGCAAGCCAAGTGGGCTCAAAAGGCCGCTATGGCGCATGTGGCTCATGTTGCTGAAGCGCTCAGAGCCATCGAAACGCAGGAGAATGGTCTGATCCGATCTTCTATCACGCCATCCGCTGTTCGCTAA
- a CDS encoding LrgB family protein, translating to MIEPDLNRIWVYLSASPLLGLTMTLVAYSLAHRLYLRSGLNPLLNPVVTSVTALILFLLATDTSYDDYFDGAQFVHFLLGPATVALAIPLYQQFNKLKQVWLPVTVALVTGVVVGAFSSVAIARLLGASLETQLSLAPKSVTAPVGMAISEQIGGLPSLTAALVVVTGIIGAVIGSKLFDLMGIRDDSVKGIAMGMTSHGIGTARAFQVSAQMGAFSGLAMALSAFLYSVFLPWLLSITGVLG from the coding sequence ATGATTGAACCAGACCTGAACCGAATATGGGTTTATCTGTCTGCGTCACCCCTGCTGGGCCTGACCATGACCCTGGTGGCCTACAGCCTGGCGCACCGCCTTTACCTTCGCTCGGGTTTGAATCCTTTACTGAACCCGGTGGTCACGTCGGTTACGGCACTCATCCTGTTTCTACTGGCGACAGATACGTCCTACGACGATTATTTTGATGGCGCCCAGTTCGTTCATTTTCTGCTGGGCCCTGCCACCGTGGCGCTGGCTATTCCTCTGTACCAGCAATTCAACAAGCTGAAACAGGTGTGGCTGCCGGTTACCGTGGCTTTGGTAACCGGCGTGGTTGTTGGCGCGTTCAGCTCGGTGGCGATAGCCCGACTGCTGGGCGCCAGCCTTGAAACCCAGTTGTCGCTGGCCCCTAAGTCGGTAACGGCGCCGGTAGGCATGGCGATATCGGAACAGATTGGAGGCCTGCCGTCGCTCACAGCGGCTTTGGTGGTGGTTACCGGTATTATTGGCGCCGTTATCGGCTCCAAATTGTTCGATTTGATGGGCATTCGGGACGACAGTGTAAAAGGTATTGCTATGGGCATGACGTCCCACGGTATCGGCACCGCGCGGGCTTTCCAGGTCAGCGCCCAGATGGGCGCATTCTCCGGTCTTGCCATGGCGCTGTCGGCTTTTCTTTACTCGGTTTTTCTGCCCTGGCTGTTGAGTATTACGGGTGTACTTGGCTGA